The following DNA comes from Gammaproteobacteria bacterium.
GTTTGCTTGATTACATGATTGTTACTTCACAAGAGTTTTGGCAAGGGCTAGACGCCAATGTTCAAAAAGAGATTCAGCTAGCATTGAACGAAGCTATTGCTTATGGCAATGCGATTGCCGCAGAAAAAGCACAGTCTGATCGTCAATTGATTGTTGACTCTCGTCGCACTGAAATTTTAACCCTAACTGACGAGCAACGTCAGGAATGGGTTGATGCGATGAAGCCAGTATGGAAAAAGTTTGAATCTAAAGTTGGCAAGGACATGATTGAAGCGGCTATTGCTTCAAACAAATAACCAGCAGTGGTTAGTCGGTGATGTTATGTCATCGATATTGGGCATGGATTGCCACCAACGCGGTGCTGAATAGGCACCGCGCACAATTATATTACCCATCCCAACCGGATAATTATCATGTTAAAAAAATTATTAGGCCGACTCGAAGAAGACATTATCTGTCTGCTCTTGGTGTCGATGACCTTATTGGTAGTGCTAGATGTAGTGCTACGCTTTGGTTTTTCAATGGGCTTCCATTGGATGGCCGAACTCACACTCACCATTGCCGGCTGGTTCGTGCTGTTTGGCATGTCTTACGGCGTTAAAGTAGGCGCTCACATTGGTGTTGACGCCTTTGTAAATATGCTGCCACCGACCGCACGTAAAATTAGCTCGCTTGCTGCGATCAGCATTTGCATGGTCTATTGCATGATGTTTTTGTACGGCAGCTGGGTTTACCTAGCCAAGATGTACACCTTTGGCATGACAATGGAAGATTTGTACTTACCTGAATTTTTTACCTCAATGCTGTCTGACGATGTCGCTTGGGATATCTTAAAGATTGATGTTGAAGAGCGTTTAATTCCTACCTGGATGGCACAAAGCATTTTGTTGTTTGGCTTCGGATTACTGATGTTACGTTTTGTTGAGCTGTTTATTAAAGTGCTGCAAGGCAAAGCCGTTGGATTTAAGCTTGCTGACGAAGCAAAAGAAAGTATGCACCTAGCCCAGCATGATGAGGACAACAAATAATGACTATTGCCGCGCTGTTTATCACCCTATTCGCGTGCATGCTATTAGGCATGCCAATTGCCATTGCGCTTGGTTTTTCAAGCATGATGACTATTTTAGTTTTTTCGAACGACTCGCTCGCCTCTGTTGCATTAAAGTTATACGAAGCAACGTCAGAGCACTACACCTTAATGGCTATTCCGTTTTTCATTTTGTCGTCGGCCTTTTTATCAACTGGCGGCGTTGCTAAGCGTATTATCGACTTTGCAACAGATGCTGTTGGCCATGTTAGAGGTGGCCTTGCGATGGCTTCGGTTATGGCTTGTATGTTGTTTGCCGCTGTGTCTGGTTCATCACCTGCTACGGTAGCTGCGATTGGTTCAATTGTTATCGCTGGCATGGTGCGTGCGGGTTACCCCGAAAGCATGGCTGCTGGTGTTATCGCCAACGCCGGTACTTTAGGTATTTTAATTCCACCTTCAATCGTGATGTTGGTTTATTCAGCAGCCACTGAAGTGTCTGCGTCTAAAATGTTTATGGCTGGTTTAATTCCTGGCTTAATGATGGGCGGCATCTTAATGATCGCCATCTATGTAGTAGCACGCGTTAAAGGTTTACCGTCACGGCCATTCCCTGGCATTGGCCAACTAGCGCGTAGTTGTTTTATTGCGATGGGCGGCTTGATGCTAATTGTCATCGTGATGGGCTCTATCTACGGAGGCATTGCTAGCCCAACAGAAGCAGCTGCAGTAGCTGCCGTTTATGCTTACCTGGTTGCTATCATTGGTTACCGTGACATGGGCCCTATTAAAGGCGTGCCATGGAAATATAAAGATGAAAACTTAGGCAAAGCTATTGTCCGTAACCTTGGTCAAATGGGCTTGGCGTTACCGCGCAGTGTGGTTGACAAAGAAGTGCGGTCGGTGCTGTTAGACGGCTCCAAAGTTAGTATCATGTTGTTATTTATTATTGCTAACGCGATGTTGTTTGCGCATGTATTAACTACTGAGCGTATTCCGCACGAAATTGCGGAAGTAATTGTGGGCTGGGGCTTACCGCCTTGGGGCTTCTTGATCATCGTTAACATTTTACTGTTAGTGGCTGGTAACTTTATGGAGCCGACAGCAATTTTGCTTATCATGGCACCAATCTTGTTCCCTATCGCTACCCAGTTAGGCATAGATCCAATTCACCTTGGCATTATCATGGTGGTCAATATGGAAATAGGCATGTTAACCCCTCCGGTTGGGCTCAATCTCTTTGTGACCGCAGGTATAACGGGTAAAAGCATGGGCTGGGTTATTAAAGCTTGTTTACCTTGGTTGTCGTTGCTATTGATATTCTTAATGTTAATTACCTATGTACCACAAATATCGTTATTTTTACCCGAATATATTGATAAACTAAACGGATATTAAATAACACAGTGAGTGAGTTTTATGAGTAAGCGCAATGTCGCCTAAGCTAATCCGCAGGATCCAAGTAACTATTTTGGTCATTGTCGGGTTACTGCTAACGATAAGATTCACTCACTACCTGGTCATTAACAATGCTTATCAGCAGTTGCAGCAACAATCGCAACGGCAATTAAGTGGCTTAGTGACCTTTTTAGACGGCATGCTTCAGCGCTTTGAAAGCATGCCGCAATTATTATCGCAAAATATTAGTATTCGAAAATCTCTGGCCGAGCCAGATAATCAACAAGCCACCTTGGCGCTTAACCGTTATTT
Coding sequences within:
- a CDS encoding TRAP transporter large permease subunit codes for the protein MTIAALFITLFACMLLGMPIAIALGFSSMMTILVFSNDSLASVALKLYEATSEHYTLMAIPFFILSSAFLSTGGVAKRIIDFATDAVGHVRGGLAMASVMACMLFAAVSGSSPATVAAIGSIVIAGMVRAGYPESMAAGVIANAGTLGILIPPSIVMLVYSAATEVSASKMFMAGLIPGLMMGGILMIAIYVVARVKGLPSRPFPGIGQLARSCFIAMGGLMLIVIVMGSIYGGIASPTEAAAVAAVYAYLVAIIGYRDMGPIKGVPWKYKDENLGKAIVRNLGQMGLALPRSVVDKEVRSVLLDGSKVSIMLLFIIANAMLFAHVLTTERIPHEIAEVIVGWGLPPWGFLIIVNILLLVAGNFMEPTAILLIMAPILFPIATQLGIDPIHLGIIMVVNMEIGMLTPPVGLNLFVTAGITGKSMGWVIKACLPWLSLLLIFLMLITYVPQISLFLPEYIDKLNGY
- a CDS encoding TRAP transporter small permease, with the protein product MLKKLLGRLEEDIICLLLVSMTLLVVLDVVLRFGFSMGFHWMAELTLTIAGWFVLFGMSYGVKVGAHIGVDAFVNMLPPTARKISSLAAISICMVYCMMFLYGSWVYLAKMYTFGMTMEDLYLPEFFTSMLSDDVAWDILKIDVEERLIPTWMAQSILLFGFGLLMLRFVELFIKVLQGKAVGFKLADEAKESMHLAQHDEDNK